From a single Candidatus Thorarchaeota archaeon genomic region:
- a CDS encoding FAD-dependent oxidoreductase yields MYEYDAIVVGAGLSGLRVAIELAEHYEVAVLSKVHPLRSHSVAAQGGINAAMSENDSWESHAFDTVKGSDYLADQDVVEVLTKNAPLAVIENERWGTAFSRTEDGKIAQRPFGGAAFPRTCYAADRTGHNLLHTTYEQALRHGVQFFDEWFVTSLVRQGDRIGGVTALDIATGAIHGFAARAVVIATGGFGRVYGHSTNALINTGDGCAIALRAGVPLKDMEFVQFHPTTLYGSSILITEGARGEGGYLLNKDNERFMKRYAPDKMELAPRDIVARAIRTEVLEGRGFEGQYVHLDLRHLGAEKIKERLPGIREICMHFAGIDPIEEPIPVLPGQHYSMGGIDCNVHGETVLKGLYAVGEAACMSVHGANRLGGNSLLETLVFGRLVGQAVSKYLEAAPKPQAAPVDEAAFTVRQDLQHLLMHDRGETPAQLREIMQHVMDEMVGVFRTKKELETALREIRVVKKRFVNVSLGRSDERFNYALVRTLELRNMLDLAESIILGALSREESRGAHWRLDFPHRDDERFLKHTLITKTDDTFSVSYKDVNLGKFEVKERSY; encoded by the coding sequence TTGTACGAGTATGATGCAATCGTTGTGGGTGCTGGTCTCTCTGGACTGAGAGTGGCCATCGAACTTGCTGAGCACTATGAGGTGGCAGTTCTCTCAAAGGTCCATCCCCTTCGCTCTCATTCTGTAGCCGCGCAAGGTGGCATTAATGCGGCCATGAGCGAGAACGATTCCTGGGAGTCACATGCATTTGACACTGTGAAGGGATCTGACTATCTTGCGGATCAAGATGTTGTCGAGGTCCTCACCAAGAACGCACCTCTTGCAGTTATTGAGAATGAACGGTGGGGGACCGCCTTTTCACGGACCGAAGATGGAAAGATCGCACAGCGACCCTTTGGTGGCGCAGCCTTTCCGCGAACATGCTATGCTGCTGATCGGACGGGACATAATCTTCTTCATACGACCTATGAACAAGCACTGCGTCATGGTGTACAGTTTTTCGATGAATGGTTTGTGACATCTCTCGTACGTCAAGGTGATCGAATTGGTGGAGTCACGGCGCTTGATATTGCCACAGGAGCGATTCACGGATTCGCAGCTCGTGCTGTCGTCATTGCTACTGGTGGTTTCGGTAGAGTCTATGGCCACTCGACCAACGCTCTGATCAATACTGGTGATGGTTGTGCCATTGCTCTTCGAGCTGGTGTGCCGCTCAAGGACATGGAGTTCGTGCAGTTCCATCCGACTACTCTGTACGGTTCAAGTATCCTGATCACTGAAGGAGCACGTGGAGAAGGAGGGTATCTTCTCAATAAGGACAATGAACGGTTCATGAAGCGGTATGCTCCGGATAAGATGGAACTGGCACCGCGTGATATTGTGGCCCGTGCCATCAGGACTGAGGTCTTGGAAGGGCGTGGCTTTGAGGGTCAATATGTCCATCTGGATCTACGGCACTTGGGTGCAGAAAAGATCAAGGAGCGACTGCCGGGTATCCGGGAGATCTGCATGCACTTTGCAGGAATCGATCCCATTGAGGAACCTATCCCTGTGCTTCCGGGGCAGCACTACTCTATGGGCGGCATTGACTGTAATGTTCATGGCGAGACCGTACTGAAGGGTCTGTATGCAGTTGGAGAGGCCGCCTGTATGAGCGTTCACGGAGCAAATCGTCTTGGAGGTAACTCTCTACTTGAGACGTTAGTATTTGGTCGCCTAGTTGGGCAAGCTGTTTCCAAGTATCTCGAAGCGGCTCCAAAGCCACAAGCGGCTCCGGTTGATGAGGCCGCATTCACGGTGCGACAGGATCTACAGCACCTGCTCATGCATGATCGCGGTGAGACCCCCGCACAGTTAAGAGAGATTATGCAACATGTTATGGACGAGATGGTGGGGGTGTTCCGGACCAAAAAAGAGCTTGAGACCGCGTTAAGAGAGATCCGTGTCGTCAAGAAGCGGTTTGTAAATGTCAGTCTGGGTCGGAGTGATGAGCGCTTCAACTATGCACTTGTCCGGACTTTGGAATTACGCAACATGCTTGATCTCGCCGAGTCTATAATCTTGGGTGCACTCTCTCGTGAAGAGAGCAGAGGTGCTCATTGGCGACTCGACTTTCCGCATCGTGATGATGAGCGGTTCTTGAAACATACATTGATCACAAAGACTGATGACACGTTCTCGGTCAGTTACAAGGATGTCAATCTTGGCAAATTCGAAGTGAAGGAGAGGAGTTACTAG
- a CDS encoding succinate dehydrogenase/fumarate reductase iron-sulfur subunit, which translates to MLFRVARSRSGEKISHYDLYKVDVKKGMTVLDALFQIQNYMDPSLSFRYSCRGAVCGSCAMLINKVPRLACRTQILELADTKVKLKPFLALTEAPLGWNPESEVLVEPLPNLPILKDLIVDMAPFFDALKQLELWVVPKEGTEPRKQSPEERKLIDRYVNCILCGLCYGSCPVNAEHKEYLGPAALAKSWRFYQDTRIEERERYLQAALAPNGAPLCDLVMNCVRVCPKDVAPGGAIRRIKQSGSS; encoded by the coding sequence GTGTTATTCCGAGTTGCACGAAGCCGTAGTGGTGAAAAAATTTCGCACTACGATCTCTACAAGGTCGATGTGAAAAAAGGTATGACTGTCTTAGATGCACTGTTCCAAATCCAAAACTATATGGATCCAAGCCTATCCTTTCGATATTCCTGTCGTGGAGCTGTGTGTGGTAGCTGCGCCATGCTCATCAATAAGGTTCCCCGGCTAGCTTGCCGAACGCAGATTCTTGAGCTTGCTGATACCAAGGTGAAACTGAAACCTTTCCTTGCTCTGACAGAAGCCCCTCTTGGTTGGAACCCTGAGTCCGAAGTCCTCGTTGAACCTCTCCCAAATCTTCCTATCCTCAAAGATCTGATTGTAGACATGGCTCCCTTTTTTGATGCGCTAAAGCAGCTGGAGTTATGGGTTGTTCCGAAGGAAGGTACTGAGCCACGAAAGCAGAGTCCTGAAGAACGCAAACTCATTGATCGCTACGTCAACTGCATACTTTGTGGTCTCTGCTATGGTTCTTGTCCGGTCAATGCGGAGCACAAGGAGTATCTTGGTCCTGCTGCATTGGCCAAGTCCTGGCGATTCTATCAGGATACAAGAATTGAGGAACGCGAGCGTTATCTTCAGGCTGCTCTTGCTCCCAATGGGGCACCACTGTGTGACCTTGTGATGAACTGTGTTCGTGTCTGCCCGAAGGATGTTGCTCCTGGTGGCGCAATTCGCAGGATCAAACAGAGCGGTTCATCATAG
- a CDS encoding HEAT repeat domain-containing protein → MPSTKWNYFMENFFGDPYMMWHDGIDPKAVTYLEGEERKKAEEMLIQSLREGSKYAAMGLRELRSQRAVPVLKEVLKSAIGDLKVQVCIALNEIEETTTYVDGIIEVLLQSGVWSEQIEAAISLRRYNTPEVIRALFTAVSDPEYLVRNHASESLLALHGFTPDISSHEKIFAEIIPSVEDGVPEEECKRHYERAAKMLVDLFEFSPLIDNIK, encoded by the coding sequence ATGCCTAGCACAAAGTGGAACTATTTTATGGAGAATTTTTTCGGTGATCCATATATGATGTGGCATGATGGGATCGATCCGAAAGCGGTCACATACCTCGAAGGGGAAGAACGCAAAAAGGCCGAGGAGATGCTCATACAGTCCTTACGTGAAGGAAGTAAGTATGCTGCAATGGGTCTAAGAGAGCTGAGATCACAGAGAGCAGTACCGGTCTTAAAGGAAGTTCTCAAGAGTGCGATTGGTGACCTAAAGGTACAGGTATGTATTGCGCTGAATGAGATAGAAGAAACCACCACATATGTAGATGGAATCATTGAGGTGCTTCTGCAATCAGGAGTATGGAGCGAGCAGATCGAAGCGGCAATAAGTCTTCGAAGATATAATACACCAGAGGTCATCAGAGCTCTGTTCACGGCAGTGTCAGACCCAGAGTATCTTGTTAGAAATCATGCGTCTGAGTCATTATTGGCATTGCATGGCTTTACACCAGACATCTCTTCTCACGAGAAGATCTTTGCAGAGATCATACCATCGGTTGAAGATGGAGTGCCTGAAGAGGAATGCAAGAGACATTATGAACGTGCAGCCAAGATGCTTGTTGACCTCTTCGAGTTTTCCCCACTGATCGACAATATCAAGTAA
- a CDS encoding cation diffusion facilitator family transporter, translating into MLAMVMLTIVKGTVGTTYHSMALVADASNSLSDILASTLILSGLRLAGRTPNERFPYGYYRGETVASLFVAIMIILSGFEIIHESINKLIAPEPIIVSVIPLLAAALSAVTYFLLSRYKLSVGKAIRSQSLIADATHSMVDVYAGIMVFIGVAFSTQGLTIIEVFVALGLGIYIIIQGGGLAKDAIMSLMDAGTSPELIIEVHEIASEIEGIVDVHDIRVRRAGPVYFADMHLVVRRDLSIDEAHELSDILEKRLRKKISDLESVTIHVEPDGRVRKKLVIPVDTADGARAHVQRHFGKTRYFCIVDLDATEVNGMHFIENPAYEAEKKKGPLALGVLSREGVTAVTVDNIGEGPLALLRGKYITVYSLPENAAVVADVVRAYREGQLLTLKTTTE; encoded by the coding sequence ATACTTGCTATGGTAATGCTGACGATTGTAAAGGGGACAGTAGGAACTACATATCATAGTATGGCTCTAGTTGCGGATGCGTCGAATTCACTATCGGATATTTTAGCCTCGACGCTCATCCTGTCAGGACTCAGACTCGCAGGAAGAACTCCCAATGAACGATTTCCATATGGATATTATCGGGGTGAAACCGTTGCCTCTCTCTTTGTTGCAATCATGATAATACTATCTGGATTTGAAATCATTCACGAGAGTATAAATAAATTAATCGCACCGGAGCCAATCATTGTTTCCGTCATCCCTCTTCTTGCTGCAGCCCTCTCGGCTGTGACCTATTTCCTCCTGTCACGGTATAAGCTGAGCGTAGGGAAGGCAATAAGAAGCCAGAGCCTTATTGCGGACGCAACTCACTCAATGGTTGATGTATACGCAGGCATCATGGTGTTTATTGGAGTTGCCTTCTCAACACAGGGATTGACAATAATCGAAGTATTTGTGGCACTTGGCCTTGGTATATATATTATCATTCAGGGAGGCGGATTGGCCAAGGATGCAATTATGTCACTGATGGATGCAGGAACCAGTCCCGAACTCATCATAGAAGTTCATGAGATCGCATCAGAAATAGAAGGTATTGTGGATGTTCATGATATCCGAGTTCGAAGAGCAGGACCAGTTTATTTTGCGGACATGCATCTTGTCGTTAGAAGAGATCTGTCCATTGATGAGGCCCACGAGCTATCGGACATTCTTGAAAAACGACTGCGCAAGAAAATATCAGATTTAGAGTCAGTCACCATCCATGTGGAGCCTGATGGCCGTGTGAGAAAGAAACTGGTCATCCCGGTAGATACCGCGGACGGAGCGAGGGCTCATGTGCAGCGACACTTTGGAAAGACGCGATATTTTTGTATTGTTGATCTTGATGCGACAGAAGTCAATGGGATGCATTTTATTGAGAATCCAGCATATGAGGCCGAAAAGAAAAAGGGGCCATTGGCTCTCGGTGTTCTAAGTAGAGAAGGAGTCACAGCTGTTACGGTCGATAATATTGGAGAGGGCCCGCTTGCTCTACTCAGAGGAAAGTACATCACTGTTTATTCTCTTCCTGAAAATGCAGCGGTTGTAGCAGATGTAGTGAGAGCCTATCGTGAAGGACAACTGTTGACTTTGAAAACAACTACAGAATAG
- a CDS encoding site-specific DNA-methyltransferase — translation MSEWKNIIIHDDCLNPLEGQLKELQGQVRTIYIDPPFFSGTDYTLKSLHGGSGTAAPNLHEVETYSDKWKGGLDEYLEFLRVRIRLMRNLLSENGSLWLHLDTRTSHYAKVMMDKIFGQSNFVNEIIWRRTNSPKAQSTGFGTQHDVILLYAKDASKFKVKPIYRKHDEKSMKPYRYRDERGQFRLIEIEAHGIQRGAGRKQFEWRGRVAPYLYKKETLDKWWREGFIYTSKNGRYSKKQYLHDTKGVLVSDLWLDIPPLQGGSEEFTGFLTQKPLALLKRVIECSSEGGDLVADFFAGSGTTAVAAQRLNRRWIACDKSPVALNLLLKRLGLETDDLEKAGVKIIGKQVQRCES, via the coding sequence ATGAGTGAGTGGAAGAATATCATCATCCATGATGATTGTCTCAATCCATTAGAGGGGCAACTCAAAGAATTACAAGGACAGGTTCGCACAATATACATTGATCCGCCATTTTTCTCGGGGACTGATTACACACTCAAGAGCCTGCACGGTGGGAGCGGGACCGCAGCACCGAATCTACATGAAGTCGAAACCTACAGCGATAAGTGGAAAGGCGGATTGGACGAGTATCTGGAATTCCTGCGGGTTCGCATCAGATTAATGCGAAATCTCCTCTCTGAGAACGGTAGCCTCTGGCTGCATCTTGACACACGGACAAGCCACTACGCAAAAGTGATGATGGACAAAATATTCGGCCAGTCTAATTTTGTCAATGAAATCATCTGGAGAAGAACTAACAGCCCAAAGGCACAGAGCACAGGTTTCGGTACTCAGCATGACGTGATTCTCCTCTACGCAAAAGACGCCTCGAAATTCAAGGTCAAACCAATCTATAGGAAACATGATGAGAAATCGATGAAACCTTATCGCTATAGAGATGAGCGTGGCCAGTTCAGACTCATCGAGATCGAGGCCCATGGAATTCAGCGAGGCGCAGGTCGCAAGCAATTCGAGTGGCGTGGGCGCGTAGCACCGTATCTGTACAAGAAAGAAACGCTGGATAAATGGTGGAGAGAAGGTTTCATCTACACAAGCAAGAATGGACGATATTCGAAAAAACAATATTTGCACGATACAAAAGGAGTACTTGTTTCGGACTTGTGGTTGGACATTCCGCCTCTTCAAGGGGGATCTGAGGAGTTTACAGGCTTCCTGACCCAAAAACCCCTCGCACTATTGAAAAGGGTTATCGAATGCTCTTCTGAAGGGGGCGATCTTGTTGCCGACTTTTTTGCAGGATCAGGGACAACAGCAGTAGCAGCGCAACGACTGAACCGTCGTTGGATTGCCTGTGACAAATCACCAGTAGCCCTCAATCTCCTGCTGAAACGACTCGGTTTAGAAACAGATGATTTGGAAAAAGCGGGTGTGAAAATAATAGGGAAGCAGGTCCAGAGGTGTGAATCCTAA
- a CDS encoding oligosaccharide flippase family protein has translation MLRSQVPLVSMFIMIMLLPGVVMASVFIGPNRPLQAPTQIHVAVVGGDQAPSILTALELDQTAISVSDFSTINSAVSATGIDTLLIVDTPMGPSDMSALQTFLSAGHGLMIFLGPRMTANGTGLQELGVTTSNVMKVNTGRGGVITRMVNKTHPVMGFDWSSAPPTDRITVLPALGPNAHVLLANDTGFGTYSSPLLVSVDTGAGEVLVFTPWLMVNTTAGESQINDELTLWPYYNYFVYSSSVYLSGESPYTYAEWAYSPVPHTQQQFIIGILVFAIGAVTVVSYRSMKKKSTRDRQVLSEIERAELLVETEEQIDEWEEIGMHRQLGGFLIQLFITLLLVIPRVVLAIMIYPRFIMPFPQAAGWYSFSVNLFMGLWTVFDLGTSVALAKYFAEYRVTQPEEAVKYVQIFVWFQCITGVIQITLVAFLGSIIFPHTYLAHLSYVFIAHSLFQFPGFTLLFIHLFRGMNRIDYQQVLTVAKYIIFDTLGPYTLILFFRWWGAHNPIFGEALGAAIGQAIGSYISEWMVFGVSIVLFRRLGLKTSTLFRIDFSTEQIRKALKFGAKWTLGAAAVPLVWFYQMLLISTHLLNWSALQGQYQLAWDLAIMVSVVGLFMEGMLGGVSEAYSHAKKKLTELYTAQGLKYGAFFVFWLVSMLAAVGARAILGAAGEDWAYAAVLLQFFLIFQVLGFWSWLGDWMFAGAERTGLAAGVWILEQSIRAIAMTFFVVTEPVVFGIYLGGMPGIIIGYCVGLAIKDIVAWVLIRRTISAPKFYFWQTYVGPAIAAVLNYLVLEYIARLIWGGVNDIMTSALLFFLGTLPSLYLYSFISGLTGTWDDRTMSEFKRASQMVRIRGIGWLARRFYGSVALGARISPLHNRFPIDIYDEAMAEAEELTREKKRLVI, from the coding sequence TTGCTGCGGTCGCAAGTCCCTCTCGTTTCCATGTTCATTATGATCATGTTGCTCCCTGGGGTCGTTATGGCCTCGGTCTTTATCGGCCCAAATAGACCATTGCAGGCACCAACTCAAATTCATGTGGCTGTAGTCGGTGGCGACCAAGCACCCTCCATTCTCACGGCTCTGGAATTGGATCAAACCGCTATCTCGGTCTCAGACTTTAGCACTATCAATTCGGCGGTCTCTGCGACAGGGATTGATACTCTTCTAATCGTTGATACGCCTATGGGGCCGTCCGATATGTCGGCATTGCAGACCTTTCTGTCAGCAGGTCATGGACTGATGATTTTTCTCGGTCCTCGCATGACTGCAAATGGTACAGGTCTTCAAGAACTTGGAGTGACAACTAGCAACGTCATGAAGGTCAACACTGGTCGTGGTGGAGTCATCACACGAATGGTAAACAAGACTCATCCTGTCATGGGTTTTGACTGGTCCTCTGCACCACCTACTGATCGGATCACAGTTCTTCCAGCACTTGGCCCCAATGCTCATGTTCTCTTAGCAAATGACACGGGATTTGGGACATATAGTTCTCCGCTCTTGGTCTCCGTGGATACTGGTGCTGGAGAGGTTCTTGTGTTCACACCATGGCTTATGGTCAATACAACTGCTGGCGAATCACAGATCAATGATGAGTTGACGCTCTGGCCGTACTATAATTATTTTGTATATTCGTCATCGGTCTATCTCTCTGGAGAGTCGCCCTATACCTATGCTGAGTGGGCCTATAGTCCCGTTCCCCATACGCAACAGCAATTTATCATAGGCATATTGGTGTTCGCGATTGGTGCAGTCACCGTCGTCTCGTATCGTAGCATGAAGAAGAAGTCAACCCGTGATCGGCAGGTGCTTTCTGAGATAGAACGAGCGGAATTGCTTGTTGAGACTGAAGAGCAGATTGACGAATGGGAAGAGATCGGCATGCATCGTCAACTAGGTGGTTTTCTCATCCAGCTCTTCATAACACTGCTTCTGGTCATACCCCGAGTTGTTCTTGCCATCATGATTTATCCGCGATTCATCATGCCATTCCCGCAGGCAGCAGGATGGTACTCGTTCAGTGTGAATCTCTTCATGGGTCTATGGACCGTCTTCGATCTCGGAACCAGTGTTGCACTTGCCAAATATTTTGCAGAGTATCGTGTCACTCAGCCCGAGGAAGCGGTCAAGTACGTTCAGATATTTGTCTGGTTCCAGTGCATAACCGGAGTGATCCAGATAACTCTTGTTGCCTTTCTTGGATCGATCATTTTCCCACACACATACCTTGCCCATCTGTCTTACGTCTTCATTGCGCACTCATTATTCCAGTTTCCGGGATTCACCCTGCTCTTCATTCACTTGTTCAGGGGTATGAACCGGATAGATTACCAACAGGTACTAACTGTTGCAAAGTACATCATCTTTGACACACTTGGCCCCTATACTCTGATTCTTTTCTTCCGCTGGTGGGGTGCACATAACCCTATCTTTGGCGAGGCTCTGGGTGCGGCCATCGGGCAGGCCATTGGCTCTTATATTTCAGAATGGATGGTCTTTGGTGTTTCCATCGTTCTCTTCCGTCGGCTGGGACTAAAGACTAGTACACTGTTCAGAATCGACTTTAGTACAGAGCAGATCCGCAAGGCTCTCAAGTTTGGTGCAAAGTGGACGCTCGGTGCAGCCGCAGTACCTCTGGTCTGGTTCTATCAGATGCTCTTGATCAGCACTCATCTGCTCAACTGGTCAGCATTGCAGGGCCAGTACCAGCTCGCATGGGACCTTGCAATCATGGTGAGTGTTGTTGGGCTCTTCATGGAAGGTATGCTTGGCGGTGTGTCCGAGGCATATTCACATGCGAAGAAAAAACTGACAGAACTTTACACCGCTCAGGGTCTCAAATATGGGGCCTTCTTTGTCTTCTGGTTGGTGTCGATGTTAGCAGCCGTTGGTGCAAGAGCAATTCTTGGCGCCGCAGGTGAAGACTGGGCTTACGCCGCAGTGTTGCTCCAGTTCTTCCTGATCTTCCAAGTCTTGGGGTTCTGGAGTTGGCTCGGCGATTGGATGTTTGCAGGTGCAGAGAGAACAGGCCTTGCAGCCGGTGTGTGGATCTTAGAACAATCTATCCGTGCCATCGCCATGACCTTCTTTGTAGTGACTGAGCCTGTGGTATTTGGTATCTATCTGGGCGGGATGCCCGGGATCATCATCGGTTACTGTGTGGGTCTGGCGATCAAAGATATTGTCGCATGGGTTCTGATTCGCCGTACCATCTCTGCCCCGAAATTTTATTTCTGGCAGACTTACGTGGGCCCCGCTATTGCAGCCGTTCTCAATTACTTGGTCCTTGAATATATCGCTCGATTGATCTGGGGTGGCGTTAACGATATTATGACATCAGCGCTCTTGTTCTTCTTGGGCACGCTCCCGTCACTGTACCTGTACTCCTTCATAAGCGGTCTCACCGGAACTTGGGACGATCGTACCATGAGTGAGTTCAAACGCGCTTCGCAAATGGTGCGTATTCGAGGTATCGGTTGGCTTGCACGACGATTCTACGGCTCAGTTGCACTTGGTGCCCGGATATCACCTCTGCATAATAGATTCCCTATTGACATTTATGACGAGGCAATGGCCGAGGCTGAAGAATTGACTCGTGAAAAGAAACGATTGGTCATTTAA
- a CDS encoding 30S ribosomal protein S17e, whose amino-acid sequence MGSIRPGYIKNAARSLLQHYPDEFTVDFETNKRLVEQYTDVESKKVRNRIAGYVVRLVRTRMERETQLAEAEDADYSEEAAE is encoded by the coding sequence TTGGGAAGTATTAGACCTGGTTACATAAAGAACGCTGCTCGGTCACTATTGCAGCACTATCCAGACGAGTTTACAGTCGATTTTGAGACCAACAAACGGCTTGTTGAGCAGTATACGGATGTTGAAAGCAAAAAGGTCAGAAATCGTATTGCAGGATACGTCGTTCGACTCGTCAGAACTCGCATGGAACGAGAAACTCAACTTGCTGAGGCCGAGGATGCAGATTATTCCGAAGAAGCCGCGGAATAG
- a CDS encoding ATP-dependent DNA ligase, which produces MEYVKLAQAYETIESTSGSIDKIALLATTLKEAGPSEVDKVIALTMGKLFPDWKGEPELGIAEKMAVQVVASASSVPEKKVREMLHKRGDIGAVAEDLLGKSVQTTLWSDEITVERVFDVLYSVAKTSGQGSSKEKISLLVGLLSEAQPIEAKYIMRTVTGDLRLGIGHMGLLDALAIAFTGTKEARADLERAFNLSSDLAYVARLLATEGMEAIRNVSVEVGRPIRMMAAKKLSRPQEIMAKVGGKALVEYKYDGERIQVHKQGDDVVLFSRRQERITNQYPDVVEYVKKYVRVNECVIECECVAIDPGTGEMRPFQELMRRRRKTDITEMTKEVPVSLFFFDVLYVDGRDVTGLPMLERRAILEKSIESSQHTHLTTGEVTDSPDRLEEIFVTALDTGHEGVIAKAIHDGSRYQAGSRSWLWIKLKASYTEGLSDSVDLVVVGAFHGRGKRTGVYGTILASAYDEDTDTFPTVCKIGTGFTDDVLDELKARLDPIVLETRDPRVISDLEADVWFEPKLVIEVLGDEITVSPTHPAGRDQIRDGGLAIRFPRFTGRFRDDKAPTQATTVADLIDLFEQQRGIS; this is translated from the coding sequence ATGGAGTATGTGAAACTTGCTCAGGCGTATGAAACGATCGAATCAACTTCTGGTTCCATCGACAAGATCGCTCTTCTTGCTACGACCTTGAAAGAGGCTGGCCCCTCTGAGGTGGACAAGGTGATTGCCCTGACCATGGGCAAGCTCTTTCCGGATTGGAAAGGAGAGCCTGAGCTTGGAATTGCAGAAAAGATGGCGGTTCAGGTTGTTGCCTCCGCTTCTTCTGTTCCCGAAAAGAAAGTCCGAGAGATGCTCCACAAACGTGGTGATATCGGTGCAGTGGCTGAGGACTTGCTTGGCAAGAGTGTTCAGACTACTCTATGGTCTGATGAGATCACAGTGGAGCGTGTCTTTGATGTACTTTATTCAGTTGCAAAGACCTCGGGCCAAGGCAGCAGCAAAGAGAAGATTTCACTTCTTGTTGGTCTCTTAAGTGAAGCGCAACCTATTGAGGCAAAATACATCATGCGCACAGTTACCGGAGACCTGCGCCTAGGAATCGGTCACATGGGTCTCCTTGATGCATTGGCTATTGCCTTCACTGGTACCAAGGAAGCGCGTGCTGATCTGGAGCGGGCTTTCAACCTGTCAAGTGACTTGGCGTATGTAGCGCGACTGCTGGCGACTGAAGGCATGGAAGCTATCCGGAACGTATCCGTAGAAGTTGGTCGTCCTATCCGTATGATGGCAGCTAAGAAACTCTCTCGTCCTCAGGAGATCATGGCAAAGGTGGGCGGTAAGGCGCTCGTGGAATACAAATACGATGGCGAACGTATCCAGGTTCACAAACAGGGTGATGACGTTGTTCTCTTCTCTCGCCGTCAGGAACGTATCACAAATCAGTATCCTGATGTTGTAGAGTACGTTAAGAAATACGTCCGCGTCAATGAGTGCGTCATCGAGTGTGAATGCGTTGCTATAGATCCCGGAACAGGTGAGATGCGTCCATTCCAAGAACTGATGCGTCGGCGTCGGAAGACAGACATAACCGAGATGACCAAGGAGGTTCCTGTATCACTCTTCTTCTTTGATGTGCTCTATGTTGATGGTCGTGATGTGACCGGACTCCCCATGCTTGAGCGTCGCGCTATTCTTGAGAAGAGTATTGAGTCGAGCCAACATACCCACCTTACTACTGGCGAGGTCACCGACAGTCCTGATCGACTGGAAGAGATCTTCGTGACTGCTCTGGATACCGGGCATGAGGGTGTGATCGCAAAGGCCATTCACGACGGTTCACGGTATCAGGCCGGTTCCCGAAGCTGGCTCTGGATTAAATTAAAGGCATCATACACTGAGGGGCTGTCCGATTCTGTGGATCTCGTAGTTGTTGGTGCATTTCATGGGCGCGGGAAGCGAACTGGTGTCTATGGTACGATTCTCGCCTCCGCCTATGATGAAGATACGGATACTTTTCCGACAGTCTGCAAGATTGGTACTGGGTTCACCGATGATGTTCTTGATGAACTCAAGGCACGGCTTGATCCCATAGTTCTTGAGACCCGTGATCCTCGCGTGATCTCTGACTTGGAGGCTGATGTCTGGTTCGAGCCCAAGTTGGTTATTGAAGTCCTTGGTGACGAGATCACGGTCAGCCCCACCCATCCTGCTGGCAGAGATCAGATTCGTGATGGTGGGTTGGCCATCAGGTTCCCCCGCTTTACTGGCCGGTTTCGTGATGATAAGGCGCCCACTCAAGCAACCACTGTGGCTGACCTGATCGATCTCTTTGAACAGCAGCGTGGTATCTCATGA